From Thiomicrospira sp. XS5, one genomic window encodes:
- the ribD gene encoding bifunctional diaminohydroxyphosphoribosylaminopyrimidine deaminase/5-amino-6-(5-phosphoribosylamino)uracil reductase RibD — translation MMDSPSNTFSDFDIQMMTRAMSLARQGEFSTKPNPAVGCVITKDNRIIAEGWHQRAGEPHAERVALAAAQESVEGATVYVTLEPCSHHGKTPPCADALVEAKVGRVVVAMEDPNPLVAGQGLARLGAAGIDVQSGLLEAEAEALNAGFAHAMRCKLPYVRLKMANSLDGHTAMANGESQWITGAAARHEVHRMRAKSGALVTGIGTILADDPSMTVRLPEAELQTMNLSEAESHPVRVVLDAHLSMPADAKMLSQPGRTILMTSRETAEDQPELVELLANAGAEIVAVEADGDKLDILSVLEYLYQEEQVFDVLVEAGAIVAGAFLQSGYVNELHVFMAPCLMGHEAKPMFFLPGLVAMSDKMPFQYQSVQTVGDDLHLVLKPVSDATTLVTSF, via the coding sequence ATGATGGATTCTCCCTCCAATACCTTTTCCGATTTCGATATCCAGATGATGACCCGGGCGATGTCGCTTGCCCGTCAAGGCGAGTTTTCGACTAAGCCGAATCCGGCGGTCGGGTGTGTCATTACGAAAGACAATCGTATTATCGCCGAAGGCTGGCATCAACGGGCCGGTGAACCGCATGCGGAAAGAGTGGCGTTGGCGGCGGCTCAAGAATCGGTGGAAGGCGCGACGGTTTACGTCACGCTGGAGCCCTGTTCGCACCATGGCAAAACACCGCCGTGTGCCGACGCTTTGGTTGAGGCCAAGGTCGGGCGCGTGGTGGTGGCAATGGAAGACCCAAACCCATTGGTCGCTGGACAAGGTCTGGCCAGATTAGGCGCGGCGGGTATTGACGTACAAAGCGGTTTGTTAGAAGCGGAAGCGGAAGCTTTGAACGCTGGGTTTGCCCATGCCATGCGTTGTAAGTTGCCTTATGTGCGTTTGAAAATGGCCAATAGCCTCGATGGTCATACGGCGATGGCCAATGGCGAAAGTCAGTGGATTACCGGCGCCGCTGCGCGGCATGAAGTGCATCGAATGCGTGCGAAAAGTGGTGCCTTGGTCACCGGTATCGGTACGATATTGGCCGACGATCCAAGTATGACTGTGCGTTTGCCGGAAGCCGAATTGCAAACAATGAACTTGTCGGAAGCGGAAAGTCACCCGGTTCGCGTGGTGCTGGATGCGCACCTGAGTATGCCGGCCGACGCAAAAATGCTGTCTCAGCCCGGACGAACCATTTTGATGACGTCGCGAGAAACCGCCGAGGATCAGCCGGAATTGGTCGAGTTGTTGGCAAATGCCGGCGCGGAAATTGTTGCGGTGGAAGCCGATGGCGATAAGTTGGACATTCTGTCGGTGCTGGAGTACCTTTATCAGGAAGAGCAGGTCTTTGACGTGTTGGTGGAGGCCGGTGCGATCGTGGCGGGTGCTTTTTTGCAGTCCGGTTACGTGAACGAGTTGCATGTGTTTATGGCGCCTTGCCTGATGGGGCATGAGGCTAAACCGATGTTCTTTTTGCCAGGCCTGGTCGCAATGAGTGATAAAATGCCGTTTCAATATCAGTCGGTTCAAACCGTCGGGGACGATTTACACTTGGTTTTGAAGCCGGTTTCCGACGCAACCACTCTGGTGACATCTTTTTAG
- the nrdR gene encoding transcriptional regulator NrdR, which translates to MHCPFCNAPDTKVIDSRLATEGSQVRRRRECMRCGERFTTYETAELTLPRVIKSDGNREKFDDDKIRRGLIKALEKRPVESEVIDQVVNRIHKQLTAEGVKEIPSSQIGELLMDALRELDQVAYVRFASVYRSFQDVNAFREEIEKLVKATTSQ; encoded by the coding sequence ATGCATTGTCCTTTTTGTAATGCGCCGGATACGAAAGTAATCGACTCCCGATTGGCAACGGAAGGGAGCCAGGTGCGTCGTCGGCGTGAATGCATGCGTTGCGGTGAGCGTTTTACAACCTATGAAACCGCTGAACTGACTCTGCCAAGGGTCATTAAATCCGACGGTAATCGTGAGAAGTTCGATGACGATAAAATCCGTCGTGGTTTGATTAAAGCGTTGGAAAAACGGCCGGTGGAAAGTGAAGTCATCGATCAGGTCGTCAACCGTATTCATAAGCAATTGACCGCCGAAGGGGTGAAGGAAATTCCTTCCTCACAAATCGGGGAATTGTTGATGGACGCGCTTCGGGAGTTAGACCAAGTGGCGTATGTCCGCTTTGCTTCCGTTTACCGTTCCTTCCAAGACGTTAATGCCTTCCGTGAAGAAATTGAAAAACTGGTGAAAGCCACCACCTCTCAGTAA